A DNA window from Mastomys coucha isolate ucsf_1 unplaced genomic scaffold, UCSF_Mcou_1 pScaffold21, whole genome shotgun sequence contains the following coding sequences:
- the Pprc1 gene encoding peroxisome proliferator-activated receptor gamma coactivator-related protein 1 isoform X1, translating into MAARRGRRDRVAPPPTGGPGPDPGGGVCGVGWASRSQSPYGTVGSVSAAEQVHEEGDDSSFVGLSRLGPSLREKDLEMEGLILQDETLLETMQSYMDASLISLIEDFGEQSRLSLEDQNEMSLLTALTEILDNADSENLSPFDSIPDSELLVSPRESSSLHKLLNLSRTPPERDLITPIDPLGPSTGSSRVTGVEMSLADSPWDFSPPPFLETSSPKLPSWRPSRPRPRWGQSPPPQQRSDGEEEEEVAGFSGQMLAGELDSSVNILDFPMHLACPEEEGTSEAADVAVSAPADESISSLSELVRAMHPYCLPNLTHLASLEDELQEQADDLPLPDGCVVLEIVGQAATAGDDLEIPVVVRQIPSGSHSVLLDESAGTSPALQLVMPTMESGTEAAVPQVAPCPDQELSLNSACLSEPREVMESLAPTEPQNLPASASQSSQRAPRRGRKKKNKKQPAACVEGCTRRLRSSSRVQSTVATEVNSQAGSSQKPPQEELQREAVAPQSRGKPRAWARAWAAALEKTGSENLERSPGQDSPAEEDALHLCPKLVETSQANPTLSLNDCAQADSLPVDSVEGDSSVVGNAVPVDQASSSAELAGSLPVGPVLADKTGTEPAVALPTSENMSAAAAILANTVAVDPIPEDLAPVDPVLVKCRPTDPRRAAAAAAAAAAAAPAQGSHPSLQSADHPKVTPEVKDVVGPLKVEGTTSATSQEARPRPLSLSEYRQRRQQRQAEAGDRSSQPPAGKWPSLPETPKGLADIPCLVPSAPAKKTAAQRSPTAVPETCFVSVGSNPASPTPEPSASKLKVSTHSEQQVSSHEVPLPFGPPPPTLQSVSPAGPIPSTVPTPLPCPPSIPPLLSLPSSGHGVPNLPPPPLQPPGLPVSMRQMPPDPYTQYAPVPPWPCYPSMTPSGYSCLPPPSPMPVVSGTPGTYAVPPTCNVPWVPPPAPVSPYSSSCAYGSLGWGPGLQQPPFWSTVSPPPLSSVSTGRAVPPSSVEPSSNPAGPPEDMLPVPVTPSLSSGPASPISPSVEPTKLEAQPVPASPQPKHKVSTSVQSPQIKAPPTLSAEGVVFEESVSERLKPETPENRPREKPISTAIKSVPIPKQSTVAKLPAVHPARLRKLSFLPSPRAQGPEDVVQAFISEIGIEASDLSSLLEQFEKSEAKKECPLSAFADSVAVGNSGSIDTPQEKKPLDRLQAPELANVAGLTPPATPPHQLWKPLAAVSLLAKAKSPKSTEGTLKPEGITEAKPPATSCLQEGVRGPSPVHVGSGDHDYCVRSRTPPKKMPALVISEVGSRWNVKRHQDITIKPVLSLGSATPPLPCTTTSQEPLDHRTSIEQADLSAPCFAPSTLLSPEASPCRNEMNARTPSETPDKQRSMRCYRKACRSVSPPSRGWQGRRGRSSRSVSSGSSRSSEASSSSSVSSSSRSRSRSLSPPNKRWRRSSCSSSGRSRRCSSSSSSSSSSSSSSSSSRSRSPSVSPCRRSDRRRRYSSYRANDHYQRQRVLQKERAIEERRVVFIGKIPGRMTRSELKQRFSVFGEIEECTIHFRVQGDNYGFVTYRYAEEAFAAIESGHKLRQADEQPFDLCFGGRRQFCKRSYSDLDSNREDFDPAPVKSKFDSLDFDTLLKQAQKNLRR; encoded by the exons ATGGCGGCGCGCCGGGGACGGAGAGACCGAGTCGCGCCGCCTCCAACTGGGGGCCCGGGTCCTGACCCTGGCGGTGGAGTGTGCGGCGTCGGTTGGGCGAGTCGAAGCCAATCGCCGTATGGGACCGTGGGCTCCGTGAGCGCCGCGGAGCAG GTCCACGAGGAGGGGGATGACTCTAGCTTTGTCGGTCTTTCTCGACTGGGCCCATCTCTGAGGGAGAAGGACCTGGAAATGGAGGGACTGATTCTGCAGGATGAGACCCTGCTGGAGACCATGCAGAGCTACATGGATGCTTCCCTTATCTCCCTCATTGAGGATTTTGGAGAG CAGAGCAGGTTATCTCTGGAGGACCAGAATGAAATGTCGCTGCTCACGGCTCTGACGGAGATTTTGGACAATGCAGATTCTGAGAACCTGTCCCCTTTTGATTCCATTCCTGATTCAGAGCTTCTTGTGTCTCCTCGGGAGAGCTCCTCT cTTCACAAACTGCTCAATCTTTCTCGGACACCCCCAGAACGTGACCTCATCACTCCAATTGACCCTTTGGGGCCCAGCACAGGAAGTAGTCGGGTGACTGGG GTTGAGATGTCCCTTGCAGATTCTCCGTGGGACTTCTCTCCGCCTCCTTTCTTGGAAACTTCTTCCCCTAAGCTGCCTAGCTGGAGACCCTCAAGACCAAGACCTCGATGGGGTCAGTCCCCTCCTCCCCAGCAGCGCAgtgatggggaagaggaggaggaggttgccGGCTTCAGTGGTCAGATGCTTGCTGGTGAACTCGACAGCTCGGTGAACATATTGGACTTCCCTATGCACCTGGCATGCCCTGAGGAAGAAGGCACATCCGAAGCAGCCGACGTGGCAGTGTCAGCCCCTGCGGACGAGAGCATCTCCTCCTTGAGCGAGCTGGTACGGGCCATGCATCCGTATTGCTTGCCCAACCTCACCCACTTGGCATCGCTTGAGGATGAGCTTCAGGAACAGGCTGATGACTTGCCACTGCCTGACGgctgtgtggtgctggagattgtGGGCCAGGCAGCCACAGCTGGTGATGACCTGGAGATCCCAGTCGTGGTTCGACAGATTCCTTCTGGATCCCACTCTGTGCTCCTGGATGAGTCTGCAGGAACCAGTCCTGCCTTGCAGCTAGTCATGCCCACCATGGAGTCTGGGACAGAAGCCGCTGTACCTCAAGTTGCTCCTTGCCCCGATCAAGAACTATCACTGAACTCTGCCTGCTTATCGGAGCCCAGGGAAGTCATGGAGTCATTGGCCCCCACGGAACCTCAGAACCTGCCTGCCAGTGCAAGCCAGAGTTCTCAGAGGGCTCCCAGAAGGGGCcggaagaagaagaacaaaaagcagCCAGCAGCCTGTGTGGAAGGCTGTACCAGGAGGCTGCGATCATCTTCTCGAGTACAGTCTACTGTGGCTACAGAGGTGAACTCTCAGGCAGGCAGCTCACAGAAACCGCCTCAGGAAGAGCTTCAGAGAGAGGCTGTAGCCCCTCAGAGCAGAGGGAAGCCACGGGCGTGGGCTCGGGCATGGGCAGCAGCCTTGGAGAAGACTGGGTCTGAGAACTTAGAGAGAAGTCCAGGACAGGACAGTCCTGCTGAAGAAGATGCTCTACATCTCTGTCCTAAGCTGGTTGAGACTAGTCAAGCCAATCCTACTCTCTCATTAAATGACTGTGCTCAAGCCGACTCCTTGCCAGTTGACTCTGTTGAAGGTGATTCCTCTGTAGTGGGCAATGCCGTACCTGTTGACCAGGCTTCCTCTAGTGCAGAGCTGGCTGGTTCTCTTCCAGTAGGcccagtgctggctgacaagacaGGAACTGAGCCTGCAGTGGCTCTGCCCACTTCAGAGAACATGTCTGCAGCTGCTGCTATCCTAGCTAACACAGTGGCAGTTGACcctattccagaggacctggctccAGTAGATCCTGTGCTAGTTAAGTGCAGACCCACTGATCCCAGGcgcgcagcagcagcagcagcagcagcagcagcagcagctccagctCAGGGGAGTCATCCTTCCCTACAGTCTGCAGACCATCCTAAGGTCACCCCTGAGGTCAAGGATGTTGTAGGTCCTCTGAAGGTGGAAGGTACTACCAGTGCTACGAGCCAGGAAGCCAGACCTCGGCCTCTCAGCCTATCTGAGTACCGTCAGCGAAGGCAGCAgcggcaggcagaggcaggagacaggagtTCTCAGCCCCCAGCTGGCAAGTGGCCTagtctcccagagacccccaaaGGGCTGGCAGATATCCCTTGTCTTGTTCCATCAGCCCCAGCCAAGAAGACAGCCGCACAGAGAAGCCCTACAGCTGTAccagagacttgttttgtgtctgtggGTTCTAATCCTGCTTCCCCTACTCCTGAGCCATCTGCAAGCAAACTTAAGGTTTCAACTCACTCCGAACAACAGGTGTCATCTCATGAGGTGCCACTTCCATTCGGGCCACCCCCTCCTACTTTGCAGTCTGTGTCTCCTGCTGGACCCATCCCTTCCACAGTACCCACTCCTTTGCCTTGCCCTCCGAGCATacctcctctgctctctcttccttcaaGTGGCCATGGAGTCCCCAACCTGCCCCCGCCTCCCTTGCAACCTCCTGGACTTCCAGTATCAATGAGACAAATGCCACCTGACCCCTATACTCAGTATGCCCCTGTGCCACCCTGGCCTTGTTACCCCTCTATGACCCCTTCTGGCTATTCTTGTCTGCCCCCACCATCACCAATGCCCGTAGTGTCTGGTACTCCTGGTACCTATGCTGTACCCCCAACTTGCAATGTGCCTTGGGTACCCCCTCCTGCACCAGTTTCACCTTACAGCTCCAGCTGTGCCTATGGATCCCTTGGATGGGGCCCAGGGCTGCAACAGCCTCCCTTTTGGTCTACTGTTTCTCCACCTCCATTGTCTTCAGTCTCTACTGGAAGAGCTGTTCCCCCATCCAGTGTGGAACCCAGTAGTAATCCAGCTGGTCCTCCTGAAGATATGCTTCCTGTGCCAGTGACTCCTTCCctaagttctgggccagccagtccCATATCTCCATCAGTAGAACCTACAAAGCTGGAGGCTCAGCCAGTGCCTGCATCTCCCCAACCGAAACACAAAGTGTCCACTTCGGTACAGAGTCCCCAGATCAAGGCTCCACCGACTCTGTCTGCTGAGGGTGTAGTTTTTGAGGAGTCTGTGTCAGAGAGGCTAAAGCCCGAGACCCCGGAGAACAGACCAAGGGAGAAGCCCATCTCTACGGCTATCAAGTCTGTTCCCATACCAAAGCAGAGCACTGTGGCAAAGCTGCCTGCTGTCCATCCAGCCCGTCTAAGGAAGTTGTCCTTCCTGCCCAGCCCACGTGCTCAGGGTCCTGAGGATGTGGTGCAGGCGTTCATCAGTGAGATTG GGATTGAAGCATCAGACCTGTCGAGTCTATTGGAGCAGTTTGAGAAATCAGAAG CCAAAAAGGAGTGCCCTCTCTCGGCTTTTGCTGATAGCGTGGCTGTAGGAAACTCAGG CAGCATTGACACTCCCCAGGAGAAGAAACCCCTAGACCGGTTACAAGCCCCAGAACTGGCCAACGTGGCAG gGCTCACCCCTCCAGCTACCCCTCCCCACCAGTTATGGAAACCCCTGGCTGCTGTCTCACTGTTGGCCAAAGCCAAATCTCCTAAGTCTACAGAGGGAACCCTGAAGCCTGAAGGAATTACAGAGGCCAAACCTCCAGCTACATCCTGCCTCCAAGAAGGGGTCCGTGGCCCCAGTCCAgtccatgtgggctctggggaccaTGATTATTGTGTCCGAAGCAGGACACCCCCAAAAAAGATGCCTGCCCTAGTCATTTCGGAGGTGGGATCCCGATGGAATGTCAAGCGCCATCAGGACATCACCATCAAACCTGTTTTGTCATTGGGCTCAGCTACTCCCCCACTCCCATGCACAACTACTTCCCAGGAGCCACTTGATCACAGGACTAGCATTGAGCAGGCAGATCTTTCAGCGCCTTGTTTTGCCCCATCCACCTTGCTTTCTCCTGAGGCCTCACCCTGCCGGAATGAAATGAACGCTAGGACTCCCTCTGAGACCCCAGATAAGCAGCGGTCAATGCGCTGTTACCGAAAAGCCTGCAGATCAGTCAGCCCCCCAAGTCGGGGATGGCAAGGCCGCCGTGGCCGCAGCAGCCGTTCTGTCAGCTCTGGGTCCAGCCGGAGCAGTGAAGCGTCCTCGTCCTCATCGGTGTCTTCCTCATCCCGGTCCAGGTCCCGGTCCCTGTCCCCCCCCAACAAGAGGTGGAGAAG GTCCAGCTGCAGTTCCTCTGGACGGTCCAGAAGGTGttcgtcctcttcctcttcttcctcctcctcctcctcctcatcatccaGTTCTAGAAGTCGGTCTCCCTCTGTGTCCCCTTGCAGGAGAAGTGACCGGAGGCGACG GTACAGCTCTTACCGTGCCAATGACCATTACCAAAGGCAGAGAGTGCTGCAGAAGGAGCGTGCAATA GAAGAGAGAAGGGTGGTCTTCATTGGGAAAATACCTGGCCGAATGACTCGGtcagagctgaagcagaggtTCTCTGTTTTTGGAGAAATTGAGGAGTGTACCATTCATTTTCGTGTCCAAGG TGACAACTATGGCTTCGTCACTTACCGTTACGCTGAAGAGGCATTTGCAGCCATTGAGAGTGGCCACAAGTTGCGGCAGGCAGATGAGCAGCCCTTTGATCTCTGCTTTGGGGGCCGAAGGCAGTTCTGCAAGAGGAGTTACTCTGATCTTG ACTCCAATCGGGAAGACTTTGATCCTGCTCCTGTAAAGAGCAAATTCGATTCACTTGACTTTGATACATTGTTGAAACAGGCCCAGAAGAACCTACGGAGGTAA
- the Pprc1 gene encoding peroxisome proliferator-activated receptor gamma coactivator-related protein 1 isoform X5: MAARRGRRDRVAPPPTGGPGPDPGGGVCGVGWASRSQSPYGTVGSVSAAEQVHEEGDDSSFVGLSRLGPSLREKDLEMEGLILQDETLLETMQSYMDASLISLIEDFGEQSRLSLEDQNEMSLLTALTEILDNADSENLSPFDSIPDSELLVSPRESSSLHKLLNLSRTPPERDLITPIDPLGPSTGSSRVTGVEMSLADSPWDFSPPPFLETSSPKLPSWRPSRPRPRWGQSPPPQQRSDGEEEEEVAGFSGQMLAGELDSSVNILDFPMHLACPEEEGTSEAADVAVSAPADESISSLSELVRAMHPYCLPNLTHLASLEDELQEQADDLPLPDGCVVLEIVGQAATAGDDLEIPVVVRQIPSGSHSVLLDESAGTSPALQLVMPTMESGTEAAVPQVAPCPDQELSLNSACLSEPREVMESLAPTEPQNLPASASQSSQRAPRRGRKKKNKKQPAACVEGCTRRLRSSSRVQSTVATEVNSQAGSSQKPPQEELQREAVAPQSRGKPRAWARAWAAALEKTGSENLERSPGQDSPAEEDALHLCPKLVETSQANPTLSLNDCAQADSLPVDSVEGDSSVVGNAVPVDQASSSAELAGSLPVGPVLADKTGTEPAVALPTSENMSAAAAILANTVAVDPIPEDLAPVDPVLVKCRPTDPRRAAAAAAAAAAAAPAQGSHPSLQSADHPKVTPEVKDVVGPLKVEGTTSATSQEARPRPLSLSEYRQRRQQRQAEAGDRSSQPPAGKWPSLPETPKGLADIPCLVPSAPAKKTAAQRSPTAVPETCFVSVGSNPASPTPEPSASKLKVSTHSEQQVSSHEVPLPFGPPPPTLQSVSPAGPIPSTVPTPLPCPPSIPPLLSLPSSGHGVPNLPPPPLQPPGLPVSMRQMPPDPYTQYAPVPPWPCYPSMTPSGYSCLPPPSPMPVVSGTPGTYAVPPTCNVPWVPPPAPVSPYSSSCAYGSLGWGPGLQQPPFWSTVSPPPLSSVSTGRAVPPSSVEPSSNPAGPPEDMLPVPVTPSLSSGPASPISPSVEPTKLEAQPVPASPQPKHKVSTSVQSPQIKAPPTLSAEGVVFEESVSERLKPETPENRPREKPISTAIKSVPIPKQSTVAKLPAVHPARLRKLSFLPSPRAQGPEDVVQAFISEIGIEASDLSSLLEQFEKSEAKKECPLSAFADSVAVGNSGSIDTPQEKKPLDRLQAPELANVAGLTPPATPPHQLWKPLAAVSLLAKAKSPKSTEGTLKPEGITEAKPPATSCLQEGVRGPSPVHVGSGDHDYCVRSRTPPKKMPALVISEVGSRWNVKRHQDITIKPVLSLGSATPPLPCTTTSQEPLDHRTSIEQADLSAPCFAPSTLLSPEASPCRNEMNARTPSETPDKQRSMRCYRKACRSVSPPSRGWQGRRGRSSRSVSSGSSRSSEASSSSSVSSSSRSRSRSLSPPNKRWRRSSCSSSGRSRRCSSSSSSSSSSSSSSSSSRSRSPSVSPCRRSDRRRRSYRANDHYQRQRVLQKERAIEERRVVFIGKIPGRMTRSELKQRFSVFGEIEECTIHFRVQGDNYGFVTYRYAEEAFAAIESGHKLRQADEQPFDLCFGGRRQFCKRSYSDLDSNREDFDPAPVKSKFDSLDFDTLLKQAQKNLRR, from the exons ATGGCGGCGCGCCGGGGACGGAGAGACCGAGTCGCGCCGCCTCCAACTGGGGGCCCGGGTCCTGACCCTGGCGGTGGAGTGTGCGGCGTCGGTTGGGCGAGTCGAAGCCAATCGCCGTATGGGACCGTGGGCTCCGTGAGCGCCGCGGAGCAG GTCCACGAGGAGGGGGATGACTCTAGCTTTGTCGGTCTTTCTCGACTGGGCCCATCTCTGAGGGAGAAGGACCTGGAAATGGAGGGACTGATTCTGCAGGATGAGACCCTGCTGGAGACCATGCAGAGCTACATGGATGCTTCCCTTATCTCCCTCATTGAGGATTTTGGAGAG CAGAGCAGGTTATCTCTGGAGGACCAGAATGAAATGTCGCTGCTCACGGCTCTGACGGAGATTTTGGACAATGCAGATTCTGAGAACCTGTCCCCTTTTGATTCCATTCCTGATTCAGAGCTTCTTGTGTCTCCTCGGGAGAGCTCCTCT cTTCACAAACTGCTCAATCTTTCTCGGACACCCCCAGAACGTGACCTCATCACTCCAATTGACCCTTTGGGGCCCAGCACAGGAAGTAGTCGGGTGACTGGG GTTGAGATGTCCCTTGCAGATTCTCCGTGGGACTTCTCTCCGCCTCCTTTCTTGGAAACTTCTTCCCCTAAGCTGCCTAGCTGGAGACCCTCAAGACCAAGACCTCGATGGGGTCAGTCCCCTCCTCCCCAGCAGCGCAgtgatggggaagaggaggaggaggttgccGGCTTCAGTGGTCAGATGCTTGCTGGTGAACTCGACAGCTCGGTGAACATATTGGACTTCCCTATGCACCTGGCATGCCCTGAGGAAGAAGGCACATCCGAAGCAGCCGACGTGGCAGTGTCAGCCCCTGCGGACGAGAGCATCTCCTCCTTGAGCGAGCTGGTACGGGCCATGCATCCGTATTGCTTGCCCAACCTCACCCACTTGGCATCGCTTGAGGATGAGCTTCAGGAACAGGCTGATGACTTGCCACTGCCTGACGgctgtgtggtgctggagattgtGGGCCAGGCAGCCACAGCTGGTGATGACCTGGAGATCCCAGTCGTGGTTCGACAGATTCCTTCTGGATCCCACTCTGTGCTCCTGGATGAGTCTGCAGGAACCAGTCCTGCCTTGCAGCTAGTCATGCCCACCATGGAGTCTGGGACAGAAGCCGCTGTACCTCAAGTTGCTCCTTGCCCCGATCAAGAACTATCACTGAACTCTGCCTGCTTATCGGAGCCCAGGGAAGTCATGGAGTCATTGGCCCCCACGGAACCTCAGAACCTGCCTGCCAGTGCAAGCCAGAGTTCTCAGAGGGCTCCCAGAAGGGGCcggaagaagaagaacaaaaagcagCCAGCAGCCTGTGTGGAAGGCTGTACCAGGAGGCTGCGATCATCTTCTCGAGTACAGTCTACTGTGGCTACAGAGGTGAACTCTCAGGCAGGCAGCTCACAGAAACCGCCTCAGGAAGAGCTTCAGAGAGAGGCTGTAGCCCCTCAGAGCAGAGGGAAGCCACGGGCGTGGGCTCGGGCATGGGCAGCAGCCTTGGAGAAGACTGGGTCTGAGAACTTAGAGAGAAGTCCAGGACAGGACAGTCCTGCTGAAGAAGATGCTCTACATCTCTGTCCTAAGCTGGTTGAGACTAGTCAAGCCAATCCTACTCTCTCATTAAATGACTGTGCTCAAGCCGACTCCTTGCCAGTTGACTCTGTTGAAGGTGATTCCTCTGTAGTGGGCAATGCCGTACCTGTTGACCAGGCTTCCTCTAGTGCAGAGCTGGCTGGTTCTCTTCCAGTAGGcccagtgctggctgacaagacaGGAACTGAGCCTGCAGTGGCTCTGCCCACTTCAGAGAACATGTCTGCAGCTGCTGCTATCCTAGCTAACACAGTGGCAGTTGACcctattccagaggacctggctccAGTAGATCCTGTGCTAGTTAAGTGCAGACCCACTGATCCCAGGcgcgcagcagcagcagcagcagcagcagcagcagcagctccagctCAGGGGAGTCATCCTTCCCTACAGTCTGCAGACCATCCTAAGGTCACCCCTGAGGTCAAGGATGTTGTAGGTCCTCTGAAGGTGGAAGGTACTACCAGTGCTACGAGCCAGGAAGCCAGACCTCGGCCTCTCAGCCTATCTGAGTACCGTCAGCGAAGGCAGCAgcggcaggcagaggcaggagacaggagtTCTCAGCCCCCAGCTGGCAAGTGGCCTagtctcccagagacccccaaaGGGCTGGCAGATATCCCTTGTCTTGTTCCATCAGCCCCAGCCAAGAAGACAGCCGCACAGAGAAGCCCTACAGCTGTAccagagacttgttttgtgtctgtggGTTCTAATCCTGCTTCCCCTACTCCTGAGCCATCTGCAAGCAAACTTAAGGTTTCAACTCACTCCGAACAACAGGTGTCATCTCATGAGGTGCCACTTCCATTCGGGCCACCCCCTCCTACTTTGCAGTCTGTGTCTCCTGCTGGACCCATCCCTTCCACAGTACCCACTCCTTTGCCTTGCCCTCCGAGCATacctcctctgctctctcttccttcaaGTGGCCATGGAGTCCCCAACCTGCCCCCGCCTCCCTTGCAACCTCCTGGACTTCCAGTATCAATGAGACAAATGCCACCTGACCCCTATACTCAGTATGCCCCTGTGCCACCCTGGCCTTGTTACCCCTCTATGACCCCTTCTGGCTATTCTTGTCTGCCCCCACCATCACCAATGCCCGTAGTGTCTGGTACTCCTGGTACCTATGCTGTACCCCCAACTTGCAATGTGCCTTGGGTACCCCCTCCTGCACCAGTTTCACCTTACAGCTCCAGCTGTGCCTATGGATCCCTTGGATGGGGCCCAGGGCTGCAACAGCCTCCCTTTTGGTCTACTGTTTCTCCACCTCCATTGTCTTCAGTCTCTACTGGAAGAGCTGTTCCCCCATCCAGTGTGGAACCCAGTAGTAATCCAGCTGGTCCTCCTGAAGATATGCTTCCTGTGCCAGTGACTCCTTCCctaagttctgggccagccagtccCATATCTCCATCAGTAGAACCTACAAAGCTGGAGGCTCAGCCAGTGCCTGCATCTCCCCAACCGAAACACAAAGTGTCCACTTCGGTACAGAGTCCCCAGATCAAGGCTCCACCGACTCTGTCTGCTGAGGGTGTAGTTTTTGAGGAGTCTGTGTCAGAGAGGCTAAAGCCCGAGACCCCGGAGAACAGACCAAGGGAGAAGCCCATCTCTACGGCTATCAAGTCTGTTCCCATACCAAAGCAGAGCACTGTGGCAAAGCTGCCTGCTGTCCATCCAGCCCGTCTAAGGAAGTTGTCCTTCCTGCCCAGCCCACGTGCTCAGGGTCCTGAGGATGTGGTGCAGGCGTTCATCAGTGAGATTG GGATTGAAGCATCAGACCTGTCGAGTCTATTGGAGCAGTTTGAGAAATCAGAAG CCAAAAAGGAGTGCCCTCTCTCGGCTTTTGCTGATAGCGTGGCTGTAGGAAACTCAGG CAGCATTGACACTCCCCAGGAGAAGAAACCCCTAGACCGGTTACAAGCCCCAGAACTGGCCAACGTGGCAG gGCTCACCCCTCCAGCTACCCCTCCCCACCAGTTATGGAAACCCCTGGCTGCTGTCTCACTGTTGGCCAAAGCCAAATCTCCTAAGTCTACAGAGGGAACCCTGAAGCCTGAAGGAATTACAGAGGCCAAACCTCCAGCTACATCCTGCCTCCAAGAAGGGGTCCGTGGCCCCAGTCCAgtccatgtgggctctggggaccaTGATTATTGTGTCCGAAGCAGGACACCCCCAAAAAAGATGCCTGCCCTAGTCATTTCGGAGGTGGGATCCCGATGGAATGTCAAGCGCCATCAGGACATCACCATCAAACCTGTTTTGTCATTGGGCTCAGCTACTCCCCCACTCCCATGCACAACTACTTCCCAGGAGCCACTTGATCACAGGACTAGCATTGAGCAGGCAGATCTTTCAGCGCCTTGTTTTGCCCCATCCACCTTGCTTTCTCCTGAGGCCTCACCCTGCCGGAATGAAATGAACGCTAGGACTCCCTCTGAGACCCCAGATAAGCAGCGGTCAATGCGCTGTTACCGAAAAGCCTGCAGATCAGTCAGCCCCCCAAGTCGGGGATGGCAAGGCCGCCGTGGCCGCAGCAGCCGTTCTGTCAGCTCTGGGTCCAGCCGGAGCAGTGAAGCGTCCTCGTCCTCATCGGTGTCTTCCTCATCCCGGTCCAGGTCCCGGTCCCTGTCCCCCCCCAACAAGAGGTGGAGAAG GTCCAGCTGCAGTTCCTCTGGACGGTCCAGAAGGTGttcgtcctcttcctcttcttcctcctcctcctcctcctcatcatccaGTTCTAGAAGTCGGTCTCCCTCTGTGTCCCCTTGCAGGAGAAGTGACCGGAGGCGACG CTCTTACCGTGCCAATGACCATTACCAAAGGCAGAGAGTGCTGCAGAAGGAGCGTGCAATA GAAGAGAGAAGGGTGGTCTTCATTGGGAAAATACCTGGCCGAATGACTCGGtcagagctgaagcagaggtTCTCTGTTTTTGGAGAAATTGAGGAGTGTACCATTCATTTTCGTGTCCAAGG TGACAACTATGGCTTCGTCACTTACCGTTACGCTGAAGAGGCATTTGCAGCCATTGAGAGTGGCCACAAGTTGCGGCAGGCAGATGAGCAGCCCTTTGATCTCTGCTTTGGGGGCCGAAGGCAGTTCTGCAAGAGGAGTTACTCTGATCTTG ACTCCAATCGGGAAGACTTTGATCCTGCTCCTGTAAAGAGCAAATTCGATTCACTTGACTTTGATACATTGTTGAAACAGGCCCAGAAGAACCTACGGAGGTAA